The genomic region ACATTACGAATTCCGGTTGGTAAAAGAAGCTCTCAAAGAACGCGAAGTGCTACTGGAGATCGCTCCACATCTAGTAAAACCGATGCGCTTTATTCTTCCGCACCAACCACACCTTCGCCCAGCCTGGATGATCCGCAGTGGCTTGTTCCTATACGATCACTTGGGTAAACGCGAAAAGTTGCAGGGTTCTCATAAGGTTAAGTTCCGTGGTGAATCGTCGTTAGACGATAAAATCAAAAAAGGATTTGAATACGCCGATTGCTGGGTGGATGACGCACGACTTGTGATCACCAACCTGCTGTCTGCTCAAGAAAACGGTGCGGTTATTCGTAATCACACCAAGTGTATCGATGCCAAACGCGAGGATGGATATTGGCATTGCGTCATGGAAGACACCCCTTTCGGAGGCGGTGAACGCAAACGTTACACCGTCAAAGCGAAAGCCTTAGTCAACGCTGCAGGCCCTTGGGTCGCCAGCTTCATCAAAGACCAGGTGGAAACCAAATCTCCTTACGGCATTCGCTTAATTAAAGGCAGCCACATTGTCGTACCTCGTATTCATAAAGGGGACGAAGCCTTTATTCTTCAAAACGAAGATCAACGAATCGTGTTTGTGATTCCCTACCTTGAGAAGTTCTCTCTGATCGGAACCACCGATGTTGAGTACAAGGGCGATCCGGGTAAAGTCGCTATTTCAGCCGAAGAAGTAGACTACTTGTTGACGGTCACCAACAAGCACTTCAAACATCAGTTAACTCCGGCGGATTTAATCTGGACCTACTCGGGTGTACGTCCACTGTGCGACGATGAATCAGACAACCCGTCGGCGATTACCCGTGACTATACGCTTGCCATGACGCAACCGGAAAGCGCGCCATTATTGTCTGTGTTTGGCGGGAAAATCACCACATACCGCAAACTCGCAGAAGCCGCGATGACGAAGCTTGGTGATTACTTCCCGGAAATGGGCGAGGCCTGGACGAAACAAAAAGCCTTGCCTGGGGGCGACTTCCCTCACGGTAAAGCACAGTTCAAGCTAATGCTGGAAGAGCGTTATCCATGGCTTCGTCAGGATACCATCAACCGTTATTCAGACGCGTATGGCACGCTGTGCATGAAGTTTCTGGACACCGTACGTTCCCCTGAAGACATGGGCACGCACTTTGGTAACGGATTGTACTCCTGTGAAGTTGATTATCTGGTGAGAAATGAGTGGGTTATTTCTGCAGAAGATCTACTGTGGCGTCGAACCAAACTAGGACTGTTCCTGGATCATCAGCAACAGAATCATTTGAATTACTATCTAGAGAAACATTACAACATTGCACCGAAATTCCAGTAATGAATCTCTGATGACACAACGCACATTCTGCCCAGTGACACTGGGTCAGAACCTAAAAAGAACAGTTACCACAGGTCATTAGACCAAACACCCAGTTTTCCCTTTTTAGACTGCTCAGGTTCCCCGGCCGAGCGGTCTTTCTTTTTTCTATGCTTTGGATTAATTCAGCACGAAAAAGAACAATTACTTGCCCTTAAAAACAGGCAAGCGCTTTTCAAGAAAGGCGTTCACTGCTTCGATATGATCTTCGGTCTGGTGCAAATGCGATTGAACCCGGGCGGACTCATCCAGTAATTCATCTAATGAGGCGGCACGAGCCAAACGCATCAATTTCTTAGTTTCCCGGACCGCCTGGGGCGGATTTGAGGCAATCCGCTTAGCCAAAACCAATGCTTCATCCATCAAGTCATCGTGCTCAACCACTTTAGACACCATACCCCACGCCAACGCCTGTTCAGCCGAGATCATATCACCGGTAAATGCCATTTCAGCCGCTCGCGCATAGCCAACAACTTTAGGCAAAAACCAGGCACCACCATCACCAGGAATTATCCCCAGCTTCACAAAACTTTCGGCGAAACAGGCGCGAGCACTGGCAATACGAATATCCGCCATCATCGCCAAGTCACATCCTGCCCCCACTGCAGCACCATTCACTGCCGCAATCACCGGCACATCCAGTGCAAAAATGGCTTTCGGGATTCGTTGAATGCCCTGACGATAATTCTCCGCCAATTCATTCGGGTCCCCGGCAAACATGCCGGACTTTTCCTTCATGTGCTGAACATTACCACCCGAAGAGAAACCTTTACCTTCCCCCGTCAGAATTAGCACACTCACCGTTGGATCTTGATTAATCGACTCACACAGCGACTCAATGGCCTCGATCATCTCGGGTTCTGAAATGGGATTTCTTAGTTCAGGTAGATTTAGACGGGCCGTTACCACCCCTCCATCCTGGGAAATAAGCAGACAACTCATAGCGATGACATTCCTCTATTAAACTCAACACACAGTGTGGACGACTACCGAGGGAACCGGGAACCAACAGGAACACGTTGAGCACTTGGAAACGCATTCAAGTGCTGCGATATTCGCCATGTGTTTAATAGAGTACGTTAGATTAGATGGACGTCAAGGCTGAAGATTAGCCTGTGATTTGTTGAACCTGAGGATCATCTTGCAGGCATTGTCTTAGCCAGCGTAACGCCTCTTCTTCTTCAGTGAAAATCTGCAATTCCAGACCAGAATCACCGAGGTATTGTTGAACTAAATGTGCCATCAGAGGAGACTCATTAACAACCGCCAACCAACGACAATTATTCTGCGCACACCAGGTAAACTGTGCTCCGATACGCTTCATAACTTCAGGCGATGCTGCTTCAAATCGCTGTAAGACTTCCATAATAGCCCAAGGGCGATCCTGGATTTTCACCACTTCCTTGGCAAACGCCAGCTCATATTCCTGAGCGCCTTCCATGTTGAAGCCACCTTGAGGGCGACAAATAAACAATTGCCCTTCTCGCGTTATATCAGTATGACCGTGCTGCTTTGCCATAAAGACCTCTTCAACTACTCCACATCATTTAAGTCAGGTGATAATCACCTACATCCACAAAGGTTATTATTCATACAACTCAAAGAGCGGGGACTTTAAGCCTTTTCACGATTACGAACAAGTTTTCTTAACGTTTCTTTACAACTCCATGACAGACGGAGACTAAAAAGCCGCACCACTTAGGATGCGGCTTTGGACGTCAGATCAGTAAATTACTGAGCTGTGAGAGGAACTTCTGTCACTGTTCCAGCATCAGAAGTAGTCTGACTCGTGCTCAAAGTGCCTGACCAAATTTCACCCGTGCCATCAGGAATATCAGATCCCTCAAAGTACCAGATGGAATTCGTCGAGAACGCTTTGAACGAAAGAAGACCAGCTTCAGCATCATAACCCACAGGCGCATATCGCTCAGTGAAGATCAGATCTTGCTCATTGATCGTCGTATCAATAACGATTTCAATGGTTCCATTTGGAATCCCATCATCCGCTGTTGAATTAATCGACCAAGTGAATTCAAAGGTCTGATCTGTATCAGTCTCAGTTTCTGCTGGCTCAAAGAATGAACCGGTGCCATCCGCATTAAACGTAACTTCATCACCATCGTCGTACCAGGTATTCGCAGTTAATACATCAGCGTCAACACCACTGACGACACCACCACACTCTTCGTCGTT from Litoribrevibacter albus harbors:
- the glpD gene encoding glycerol-3-phosphate dehydrogenase, whose protein sequence is MNTQTFDLVIVGGGINGAGIAADAAGRGLSVYLCEQKDFASATSSASSKLIHGGLRYLEHYEFRLVKEALKEREVLLEIAPHLVKPMRFILPHQPHLRPAWMIRSGLFLYDHLGKREKLQGSHKVKFRGESSLDDKIKKGFEYADCWVDDARLVITNLLSAQENGAVIRNHTKCIDAKREDGYWHCVMEDTPFGGGERKRYTVKAKALVNAAGPWVASFIKDQVETKSPYGIRLIKGSHIVVPRIHKGDEAFILQNEDQRIVFVIPYLEKFSLIGTTDVEYKGDPGKVAISAEEVDYLLTVTNKHFKHQLTPADLIWTYSGVRPLCDDESDNPSAITRDYTLAMTQPESAPLLSVFGGKITTYRKLAEAAMTKLGDYFPEMGEAWTKQKALPGGDFPHGKAQFKLMLEERYPWLRQDTINRYSDAYGTLCMKFLDTVRSPEDMGTHFGNGLYSCEVDYLVRNEWVISAEDLLWRRTKLGLFLDHQQQNHLNYYLEKHYNIAPKFQ
- a CDS encoding crotonase/enoyl-CoA hydratase family protein, encoding MSCLLISQDGGVVTARLNLPELRNPISEPEMIEAIESLCESINQDPTVSVLILTGEGKGFSSGGNVQHMKEKSGMFAGDPNELAENYRQGIQRIPKAIFALDVPVIAAVNGAAVGAGCDLAMMADIRIASARACFAESFVKLGIIPGDGGAWFLPKVVGYARAAEMAFTGDMISAEQALAWGMVSKVVEHDDLMDEALVLAKRIASNPPQAVRETKKLMRLARAASLDELLDESARVQSHLHQTEDHIEAVNAFLEKRLPVFKGK